From a single Chiloscyllium punctatum isolate Juve2018m chromosome 31, sChiPun1.3, whole genome shotgun sequence genomic region:
- the rilpl2 gene encoding RILP-like protein 2: MEDELNPTSAFEKDPFKLTAEDVYDMSYVIGRDLFKLSSSEDSRTVSELQYKVIRVLEIFELLVDRQNLTVEKLKIERDNLRKETERLHSELQKATSDSEKPQKNGTDKLVIDVNDPNRPRFTLQELTDVLQERNKLKAQLLVAQEELECYKSGLIPTKEPQSLEKVSGANRESEQTTVKKLFSLKHRKNH; this comes from the coding sequence ATGGAGGACGAATTGAACCCCACATCAGCATTTGAGAAAGACCCGTTCAAACTCACAGCTGAAGACGTCTACGATATGTCTTATGTCATTGGCCGCGATTTATTCAAACTCAGTAGCTCAGAAGACAGCCGTACAGTCTCCGAACTGCAATATAAGGTAATCAGAGTTCTAGAAATATTCGAGTTGCTGGTGGACAGGCAGAACCTAACAGTCGAGAAACTGAAAATTGAACGGGACAATTTGAGGAAGGAAACGGAAAGGCTTCACAGTGAACTCCAAAAGGCAACAAGCGATTCAGAGAAGCCGCAGAAGAATGGAACAGACAAACTGGTGATCGATGTCAATGACCCAAATCGGCCTCGTTTCACACTTCAGGAACTGACGGATGTGTTGCAAGAACGCAATAAACTTAAAGCGCAGTTACTCGTTGCTCAAGAAGAACTGGAGTGTTATAAAAGCGGATTAATCCCTACAAAAGAACCACAAAGTCTGGAAAAGGTGTCTGGCGCAAATCGTGAAAGTGAACAAACTACAG